The window AAGCCGACTGCAAGGGCTCGACCCCCGACAGGTGCTGGAAAGAGGCTTTGTCATGGTCGAACAGCAAAATCAACCCATCACGCGGGCTGAGGCCCTCAAATCTGGCCCCGTGCGTCTGATCTTCGCCCAAGGTGTGCGCACGGGCCAATTGGCATTAAACGAAGAGAATTGAGAAAGAACCCATGACCAAAAAGAAACCTGTTTTTGAAGAATCGCTGGCAGAACTGGAAAAACTGGTTCAGAAACTGGAAGGGGAAATTCCCCTGGCCGACGCGATTGCGGCCTTTGAAAAAGGCCAGGCCCTGATCAGCCAGTGCGAAACC is drawn from bacterium (Candidatus Blackallbacteria) CG13_big_fil_rev_8_21_14_2_50_49_14 and contains these coding sequences:
- the xseB gene encoding exodeoxyribonuclease VII small subunit, with amino-acid sequence MTKKKPVFEESLAELEKLVQKLEGEIPLADAIAAFEKGQALISQCETQLQEAEQSVKQLVHSGSEDLEEFSEEPFF